A region of the Kribbella sp. NBC_01245 genome:
TCTTGGTCAGATCGCGGCGATCGCGCATCGCGACGATATCCGGGGTGTGGTCGTCACCGCTTTGGCTTCAGGCGACGAGTATGACTTCGTGTCGCGGTTCTTCTCGCCGAACGACGGTATTCCCGAGGACCCGGTGACGGGTAGCGCGCACACCGCGCTGGCGCCGTTCTGGGCCGACCGCCTGGGCCGTACGGACCTGCGCGGCTGGCAGGCGTCGGCCCGCGGCGGCCTCGTGCACGCCGTACCGGATGGTGATCGGGTCAAGCTGTCGGGGCGTGCCGTCACGATGCTCGACGGCACGCTCCACAGTGAGCCCGTCTACTAGGCCCGAACCTCGTTAGGCCCAGGACTCCGCATAGGTGACCGAGCCGTTCGGCGTGGTGAGCTCGGTGACGATGTCCTCCGCCTCCGGCTCGAGCGGCTCGAACGGCTGCTCCGGTACGACGTACGCCCGGGCGCCGGCGATCAACTCGATACCGGGCAGCGCGAACCACGCCTCGCCGACCTCCCGGCTGATCGCGTAGATCGCCTGCTCAGTGGTCTCGACCGGGTCGCGCAGGTCGGACTCCTGGTCCTCGGCCAGCACCCGCTCCTGCGCCGCCCGGCCCTCGGCCAGCAGCGCGTCGGCGTCGACCACCCGCAGGTCGAAGCGCGATACCACGCTGATCACCTGCTCGGCCTGGACCTCCTCCTCTTCCTCCTCGAGGTCCTCGGTGTCCACCAGCGCCAGCGGAATCGTGCCGGTGTGATCCAGCACCGCGTCGTTCCAGCTCTCCACCAGCTCCTCGAGCTCGGCGTTCTGCTCGAACAGCGCCTCGAAGTCGGACTCGGCGTTCAACGCGAGCAAAGCCGCCGTATGCGCCTGCAACCGCTCGGTCAGCAACTGCGCCGCCTCGGCCAGGGCCTTACGGGTGTCATCCGAGAACTGCTCGATGGTCTGCTCGTGATCCTGCTCGCTCATATCTCTTCCCAGCTCTCAATCGACCGATGCCAGCCGTAAGTATGCGCACCCCCCACCAACATTCCCAGCCACCCCCTCCCCCCGCCCACATACCGACCACCCCACCCGCTCCCACGCCTCGCCAACCCCGTTCATCGGGCGTTGTGACGCGGCGTGTCGGCGCTCGTCGGTCCGTACTGGCCAGACGCGCGGAACAGCCCCGGACGAGGTACGCCGGAATTTGGGCGGCGGACGTCAGGCCTTGGCGTGGTCACAAGAGCCCGATCAACCCCGACACGCCGCGTCACGAGGGCCCGATGAGCAGAAATCGCGGGGGTGGCGGGCGTCTGGACTTTGCATTCATTCGTCGGAATCCGCCCTCAGCCGCCGCATGCCTTCTGCAAGGTCCGCTGACCTCGAGGGCGGATTCCGACGAATGAATGCAAAGGGCGGGTGGGCGTGAGGGGGTGTGAGAGAAGGCGGTGGGAGTGTGAGAGGGGTGCGAGACGCTCGGGTTCCTCGGCGAACCACGGGTGAACGTGGTGACGTTGAACCGCGATCTGGCAGTACTGAGCTGAGACGATGGACGTATGAGCAGTGGCCGCGGGTACTTGCGGATCTACCTCGGGGCCGCGCCCGGCGTCGGTAAGACGTACAAGATGCTCGGCGAAGGCAAGCGGCGCCTGGATCGCGGGACCGACGTAGTGGTCGGTTTCGTGGAGACGCACGGGCGGGAGCACACCGAGACCCTGCTGGACGGCCTCGAGGTGCTGCCGCGCCGGATCGTGGATCACCGCGGCGCGAGCTTCACCGAGATGGACCTGGACGCCGTACTGGCCAGACGCCCTGAAGTGGCTCTGGTGGACGAGTTGGCGCATACCAACGTTCCGGGCAGTAGGAACGCCAAGCGCTGGCAGGACATCGACGAACTACTTGCCGCGGGCATCGACGTCATCTCGACGGTGAACATCCAGCACCTGGAATCGATCAACGACGTGGTCGAGAAGATCACCGGCGTGCCACAACGGGAGACCGTGCCGGACGTGGTTGTACGGGCTGCTGATCAGATCGAGTTGGTCGACATGACGCCAGAGGCTCTACGTCGCCGGATGGCTCACGGCAACGTGTACGCGGCGGACAAGATCGACGCGGCTCTGAGCAACTACTTCCGCGTCGGCAACCTGTCGGCTCTCCGCGAGCTGGCGCTGCTCTGGCTGGCGGATCGGGTCGATGCGGGCCTGCAGCAGTACCGGGCCCAGCACGACATCGACTCGACCTGGGAGGCGCGGGAGCGGGTAGTAGTCGCCGTGACGGGCGGTCCCGAGGGGGAGACCCTGATCCGTCGTGCAGCGCGTATTGCCGCCAGATCGTCCGGTGGCGACCTACTGGCGGTGCACGTCACCAGGTCGGATGGTCTGACTGGAGCCAACCCGACCGCGCTAGCGAACCAGCGGCGGCTAGTGGAAAGCCTGGGCGGTACGTATCACCAGGTAGTCGGTGACGACGTACCAGCTTCACTGCTCGCGTTTGCCCGGGCAGAGAACGCGACCCAGCTAGTGCTCGGCGGTAGCAGGCGTTCCCGGCTGGCGGCGCTACTGACCGGACCAGGTATCGGTGCGGGCACTATCCGCGACTCGGGCGACATCGACGTACACATCGTCACGCATGCCGAGATGGGCCGTGGGCGGATGCCGCATCTCGGGGGCAGTCTGACGCGTCGTCGGCGGATCCAGGGCTTCGTCCTGGCAGTAGCTCTACCGCCGCTTCTGGCGATTGCGCTGGGTGTAGGCGGCGACACGTTGAACCTGACCAGCAACGTCCTGACGTTCCTGCTGGGCGTAGTAGTCGTCGCACTCGTCGGAGGCCTCTGGCCCGCTCTAGTGACGGCACTCGGTGGGACCTTCGTCCTCAACTACTCCTTCACACCGCCGACGAAGACGTTCTCGATCGCCGAGCCGAACAACGCTTTGGCCCTCGGCATCTTCGTACTCGTCGCGGCCTTGGTGAGCTCAGTGGTCGACCGAGCCGCGCGTCGTACCCGGGAGGCGGCCCGATCCGCTGCGGAATCCGAGACGCTCGCGACCCTGGCGGGCAACGTCCTCCGCGGCGAAACGGCCCTGCCCGCGCTGCTCGAACGAGTCCGCGAGGCCTTCGGCATGACATGCGCGGTGTTGATGGAACGCGTCCGGGACGAGCTCACCGAGACCTGGGTGCCGATCGCCTCCGCCGGTACGACGACCTGCCGGCGTCCGGAGGAAGGCGACGCCGAGATCCCCGCGCGGGAGGACCTCGTCCTGGTCCTGCAAGGGCGTTCACTCGCGGCGGACGAGCGTCGGATGGTCGGTGCGTTCGCCGCCCACGCGGCCGCGTTGATCGATCGCGCGCGTTTGTCCGAGGCCGCTGCGGAAGCCAAACCCCTGGCCGAGGCGGACAGGCTCCGTACGGCGTTGCTGCGGGCCGTCGGGCATGACCTCAGGTCGCCGCTGGCCTCGGCGAAGGCATCCGTGACGAGCCTGCGTACGTCGGACGTCGAGTGGTCGCCGGACGAACGCGACGAGCTGTTGGCAACGGCCGACGAATCGCTCGATCGCCTGACGCGGTTGGTGGAGAACTTGCTCGACATGAGCCGCCTGCAAGCCGGCGTACTGCCCGTCTTCAGCCGTCCGATGGCCGTGGACGAGGTCTTGCCCGGAGCGCTCGTGGACGTCGGCGCGGACGTGCTCATCGACGTACCGCACGACCTCCCGCTTGTGCAGGCCGATCCGGCGCTGCTCGAACGCGTCATCGCGAACCTGGTGAGCAACGCCGTCCGTCATTCGCCGGCGAAAAAGCCGCCGCTGGTGGCGGGCAGTGCGCTCGGCGACGTGGTGGAGGTCCGGATCGTTGATCGGGGCAAGGGAATTCCGCAGGCCGATCGGGACAAGGTGTTCGCGCCGTTCCAGCGGCTGGGGGATACCGACAACACGACTGGCGTCGGACTGGGTCTCGCCCTCGCGCGCGGATTGGCGGAGGCGATGGGCGGCAGCCTGCATCCCGAGGACACTCCCGGTGGTGGCGTGACTATGGTGATATCGATGCCCATAGCAACAACTTCCGCTGAGACAGAGCCGGAGCCGGTCCCGGGCAGTCGTGAACGAGACGAGCCGGAGGTACAGCGGTGACCCGGGTCCTGGTGGTGGACGACGAACCCCAGATCGTCCGCGCCCTGAGCATCAACCTGAAGGCGCGGCGCTACGAGGTGCACGTGGCCGGCACGGGTACGGCGGCGCTCAAGGTGGCGGCGCAACATCCGCCCGACCTGGTCATCCTCGACCTCGGCCTGCCCGATCTGGACGGGGTTGAGGTGATCCGTGGTCTCCGTGGCTGGACCGAGGCGCCGATCCTCGTGCTGTCCGGACGGGTCGACAGCACCGACAAGGTCGAGGCTCTCGATGCGGGCGCCGACGATTACGTGACCAAGCCCTTCGGCATCGACGAGCTGCTCGCACGGATGCGGGCCTTGCTGCGCCGGAGCAACCAGACCGCGGAAGAACCCATCGTCCAGGTCGGTGCCGCGGTGGTCGACCTCGCGGCCAAACGCGTTTCCCTTGATGGCAACGACATCCGGCTCACTCCGACCGAGTGGCACCTACTCGAGGTCCTCGTCCGGCATCCCGGCAAGCTGATCTCCCAGCGCCAGTTGCTCACCGAGGTCTGGGGCCCGGGATACGAGACGGCGCACGGCAATCTCCGCTTCTACATGGGCCAACTCCGCCGCAAACTCGAGCCCGAACCGGCCCGCCCCGAACACCTCCTCACCGAACCCGGCATGGGCTACCGCTTCGAGCCCTGACTAGCGGGCGAGGAGTTCGTCGAGGATCTGCGGTTCGCGGCGGTAGGGCTCGAAGTGGCCGACCGCGCCCATCTCGATCAGGGTGGCGGTGGGGAGGCGGTCGACCAGGCGGCGCGCGGCGGCGATCGGGCAGTTGCGATCGGCGCTGCCGTGCCACCAGGTCAGGCTCGTCCGGATCGCGGCCAGGTCGATATCCCGCCAGTCGCCGCCGGTCGCCATCGTCTCGTCGACCCAGCCGTCCATCCCGGCCGCGAACGCCTCCCCGATCCCGCGCGCGAAGCCCAGCCGCCAAACCGGATCGGCCAGCAGTTCGCGGTCGGACGCGGGCGCGGTCGCCATGGCCTGCTCGATCCCGGCCAACGGACCCGCGGCGATCGCGTCGTACGACGGCTTGAGCACGGCCCGTACGTCGTCCTCCCGGCCGTCGCGAGCGGCGCGGAGTGCCGACGCGTTGAGCTCGATCATCTCGTCGTACTCGTCATCGTTCAGCTGCGGGGATCCCACCACGATCGTGGCCGCGATGACGCGGTCCGGGTGCCGCGCGGCGAACGCGAGCACGTGTGGGCCGCCGCCGCTACTGCCGGAGAGGTGGACCCGGTCGTGGCCGAGGTGGTCGAGGATCGCGGCCAGGTCGTCGCAGTGTTCGGTGAAGCCGCGGCCGGGTAGCCGGGTGGAGCGGCCGAAGCCCGGGCGTTCGGTGGTGATGACCTCGAGGCCCCTTTCGTGCCAAACGGTTCGGTCGGCGCGGAGGGAGTAGCGCGAGCCCGGGGTGCCGGGTAGGCGGAGTAGCGGCCGGCCGCCGATCTCGCCGGACCGGGTCCAGGCGACGGTTCTCCCGTCGGGACGCGTCAGCGATTCGTCGAGCACATCGGCAAAGGGATCCATAAGCCCGATCATCACCTGCGCCCGGGGCCAGGCGGACCGGTCGGCGCAGGGGTTCGACCGTTGGACGATGGAGGGTTGCCGGGGGTCGTCACGGTGGGTGGGATCGAGGTGCCCCTGCGTATCCGTCCTTACTGAGGTGGTCCGCCTATGTCCACATCTCGTCCTCTGCGCCGGCAGCTCGTGGTCGCCGTCGCCGCTCTCGCTTTGACCGCCCCGACCGCCATTGCCGCCCCCGACCTCGACCTGCCGCCCGTACTGCCGCAGCCCGCCGCTTGGACCGGAAGCTGGGCAGTCGCCGTCACCCCGCCGAGCGCGACCGGCCTCTCCGCGACCGGCGTGACCGACACGACCCTCCGCCAAGTCGCGCACCTGTCCGTCGGCGGTTCGTCGCTGCGCCTCAGACTCTCCAACGTCTACGGCACCAAACCGCTCGTCATCGGCAAGGTCACCGTGACACCACGACCAGACGATCAAGCCGGTACGCCGACGGTGGACCCGGCCAAGCTCGTGCCGGTGACGTTCGGAGGCAAGGCGTCCACCACCATCCCGGTCGGTACCGAATGGGTGTCCGACCCGATCACGCTGACCGTGCCGGAGGACACCGACCTGGTCATCAGCACGTACTTCCCGGGCCCGACCGGTCCGTTGACCCAGCACCCGGCCGGTTACGCGACGGCGTTCCGGGCCGCAGGCGAACGCACCACGGACGCGGGCTCGTCGTACACCTCGGTCGGTCAATCGCGCTACGTCATCGAGGGCGTCGACGTACTGACCCGCGCGAAGGGATCCGTCGTACTGTTCGGCGACTCGATCACCGATGGCGTGGTCTCGCCCGTCGACCAGAACCTGCGCTATCCCGACCAGCTGGCCGATCGCCTGCTGGACTTGCCAAAACCCCGCGTCCACGGGGTGCTCAACGCCGGGATCAGCGGCAACCGGCTGCTCTCGAACGCCGGTGCCGCGGGTGATTCGGCGCTGGCCAGGTTCGACCGGGACGTAGTCGCGCAAACCGGCGTGCGCTCCGTCGTACTGCTCGAGGGCATCAACGACATCGGTACCAGCCGCGGCGCGACCACGCCCGAGGAGCTGATCGCGGTCCATCGCCAGTTCATTCAGCGGGCGCGTCAGGCCGGGCTGCGGGTCTTCGGCGCCACCCTCACGCCGTACGAGGGGGCT
Encoded here:
- a CDS encoding sensor histidine kinase, yielding MSSGRGYLRIYLGAAPGVGKTYKMLGEGKRRLDRGTDVVVGFVETHGREHTETLLDGLEVLPRRIVDHRGASFTEMDLDAVLARRPEVALVDELAHTNVPGSRNAKRWQDIDELLAAGIDVISTVNIQHLESINDVVEKITGVPQRETVPDVVVRAADQIELVDMTPEALRRRMAHGNVYAADKIDAALSNYFRVGNLSALRELALLWLADRVDAGLQQYRAQHDIDSTWEARERVVVAVTGGPEGETLIRRAARIAARSSGGDLLAVHVTRSDGLTGANPTALANQRRLVESLGGTYHQVVGDDVPASLLAFARAENATQLVLGGSRRSRLAALLTGPGIGAGTIRDSGDIDVHIVTHAEMGRGRMPHLGGSLTRRRRIQGFVLAVALPPLLAIALGVGGDTLNLTSNVLTFLLGVVVVALVGGLWPALVTALGGTFVLNYSFTPPTKTFSIAEPNNALALGIFVLVAALVSSVVDRAARRTREAARSAAESETLATLAGNVLRGETALPALLERVREAFGMTCAVLMERVRDELTETWVPIASAGTTTCRRPEEGDAEIPAREDLVLVLQGRSLAADERRMVGAFAAHAAALIDRARLSEAAAEAKPLAEADRLRTALLRAVGHDLRSPLASAKASVTSLRTSDVEWSPDERDELLATADESLDRLTRLVENLLDMSRLQAGVLPVFSRPMAVDEVLPGALVDVGADVLIDVPHDLPLVQADPALLERVIANLVSNAVRHSPAKKPPLVAGSALGDVVEVRIVDRGKGIPQADRDKVFAPFQRLGDTDNTTGVGLGLALARGLAEAMGGSLHPEDTPGGGVTMVISMPIATTSAETEPEPVPGSRERDEPEVQR
- a CDS encoding response regulator, yielding MTRVLVVDDEPQIVRALSINLKARRYEVHVAGTGTAALKVAAQHPPDLVILDLGLPDLDGVEVIRGLRGWTEAPILVLSGRVDSTDKVEALDAGADDYVTKPFGIDELLARMRALLRRSNQTAEEPIVQVGAAVVDLAAKRVSLDGNDIRLTPTEWHLLEVLVRHPGKLISQRQLLTEVWGPGYETAHGNLRFYMGQLRRKLEPEPARPEHLLTEPGMGYRFEP
- a CDS encoding alpha/beta fold hydrolase; this translates as MDPFADVLDESLTRPDGRTVAWTRSGEIGGRPLLRLPGTPGSRYSLRADRTVWHERGLEVITTERPGFGRSTRLPGRGFTEHCDDLAAILDHLGHDRVHLSGSSGGGPHVLAFAARHPDRVIAATIVVGSPQLNDDEYDEMIELNASALRAARDGREDDVRAVLKPSYDAIAAGPLAGIEQAMATAPASDRELLADPVWRLGFARGIGEAFAAGMDGWVDETMATGGDWRDIDLAAIRTSLTWWHGSADRNCPIAAARRLVDRLPTATLIEMGAVGHFEPYRREPQILDELLAR
- a CDS encoding SGNH/GDSL hydrolase family protein, whose protein sequence is MSTSRPLRRQLVVAVAALALTAPTAIAAPDLDLPPVLPQPAAWTGSWAVAVTPPSATGLSATGVTDTTLRQVAHLSVGGSSLRLRLSNVYGTKPLVIGKVTVTPRPDDQAGTPTVDPAKLVPVTFGGKASTTIPVGTEWVSDPITLTVPEDTDLVISTYFPGPTGPLTQHPAGYATAFRAAGERTTDAGSSYTSVGQSRYVIEGVDVLTRAKGSVVLFGDSITDGVVSPVDQNLRYPDQLADRLLDLPKPRVHGVLNAGISGNRLLSNAGAAGDSALARFDRDVVAQTGVRSVVLLEGINDIGTSRGATTPEELIAVHRQFIQRARQAGLRVFGATLTPYEGAGYYTPEGEADRQALNQWIRTSGEYDGVVDFDQAVRDPEHPTRIRPAYDIGDKLHPNAEGFKAMALAFDLKALTR